In the genome of Lysobacter sp. 5GHs7-4, the window CGCTGGCCTCGCTGTTGCCCAGCGTCAGACGGTAATGGTCCTTGCCCAGCGACACCGGCTGAGCGGCGTCGAACAGGCGCTTCATGCCGTTCTGTCCAGGCGAGTTGAAGACCTCCACCGAGCGTCCGTCCATCGTCACCGCGCTGACCGAAACGCCGGGCGCGCCGGGGCCCGGCGTCTGGAAGGTTTTCCACACCGGCGGCGTATTGCGGTAACGCAGGCTGTCGCCGTCGACCACGACCGTGTACTCGCGGCCGTTCGCCGGCAAGGGCATGACCTCGAAGATCGCGGTCGGGCCGGCCGCAGCGGCGCTGCTTTCGCCGGCGACCCAGTTGGCGAGGTTGCTGGTGAACTCCGGCCGCAGGGCGATGCCCATCTGCGCCCACTGCCGCGGCGAGACCACGTTGCCGCGACGCACCACCAGCGGCCCCAGCGCGTCCTTGCTGAAGTTGGCGATGGCGCCGCTGGCACCGAAGACGGTGTTGATGTCGGCCTGCGCGGCCTCCACCGAGGCGCCGGTGTTGAACGGGTACTTGCTGGCCAGCGTCGACTGGAACGGCGTATAGACTTGTTCCGTCCAGGCACGGTTGATTTCGCCTTCGGCCGGGCGCACCAGTGCGGCGAACGCCGAAATCAACGGGCGCATCAGCAGCGGGCGCAAGGCCTCGCGCTGGGTTTCGCTGAGCCCGGCGACGATCTGCTCGTCCACCAGCGAGGCGATTTCGGCCAGCTCGGAGTTCTGGTTCTCCAGCGTGTCCTGCATCAGCTTGCGCGCGCCCGGGCCGGGGTCTCCCTCGGTCTTGATCGCGTTCAGGCGCGTGTGCAGCTTGCCCAGCGCGACGAAATACTCGTCGATCAGCGGCGGGTTGTTGTCGCGCGGCGTCATCAGGCGCGCCAGGCCACGGAACTCGGCGCCGATCGGCCCGGTGGGCACCGGTTCCTGCTTGCCGGTGGCCGCGTTGATCTGCATCGGAATGCCGGTGGTGTTGCGGCGCATGACCACGCGGTTGAACCACTCGATCAGGCCCTTCTTGGCCAGACCCTTGGCCGCGGCCTCGGCGCCGGGGTTGTCCCAGACGGTTTCGCGGTTCACCGCTTCCAGCAACTTGCGCAGCGGCGAGTGCGAGGGATCGGCCAGCGAGCCGGTGCGCGTGGCGGCCTGGTCGAAGGTGCCGAACTCGGGCACGCTCACGCCGCGCATGAACTTGCGCCACTCCAGCGCGTACTGCGCCTTGTACATCGCCGCCAGTTCCTTGGCGATGTGTTCCGGGCTTCCGGCCAGGCTGAGGTCGCTGGTCACCGTCTGCTCCAACACCCAATCGGTGCTGGACAGCTGCGAACGCGAAGCTTCCTCGACGGCATCCTCCACGTACTGCTCCCATGCCGTGCGCGAGAACGCGCCCGGGATGGCGTAGCTGCCGGCGATGCCGCTGTTGCGCGCATCCTCGCCGAGCAGGCTGTCGACGGTGATCGGCGGGAAGCGCACCTGCGCGCGTTGCTTGATCTGCGCGAACACGCGCTCCACCGCCGGCGCGCCCTTCATCACCGGGGCCAGCGCGGCGCGGGCCTGTTCGACCAGGTTGAACTTGGATTCGACCAGCGGCCAGTTCGCCTCGGCGCTTTCGGCGACGTAGAACGACATCAGCTTGGACGCGACCTGGCTCATGTTCTCGCGCGGCACGTTGCCGCGATTGGCCTCCAGCCAGCCGCGCCAGTAACGGGTCAGCTGATCGTTCAGATGCGCCGCCTCGATATGGCTGCGGCTGCTGTCGCTGATCATCAGGTAGGTCTTGAGCGCGTTGTAGGCGTCGTCCAGATTGGACGCCGACGGCTCCTGGTACAGGCTCTCGCTGGCGATCACGGCCGTCGCCTTGTCCTCGCCGACGCCGCCGACCGGGATCGGCTTGAGATCGCCGCGATGCGCGTGCACATCGGCCAGAAAGCCCTCCAGCCGCGCCGCCACCGGCTGCAGCATGAGCTGGCGCATGCCGTCGAAATACTCCTCGCGCAGCTTGGCCTCGATGCGCTCGCCCTGGTACAGCCCCAGGCCCAGCTGCAGCGGATGATCCTCGCGGTAGGCCTTGAGCTGGGTCAGCCGGTCCTGCAGCACCAGTAGCGCGTCGATGCGCGACTTCAGATCGGTCTTGCCCTTCTGCAAGGCGACCGCCTTGTCCAGGTCGGCCACCACGTTGCTGACCAGCTGCTTGTTGGCCGTATACGACACCGTCCAGCCGGTCAGGGCGATCGCCAGCAAGGCCACCGAGGCGAAGAACGCCGCGTAGCGCAACTTGACCGAACCCGGACTGGCGTAGCGCCGTACCAGCTGCCGGTCGGCGAAAATCACCTTACGGAACAGGCCGAGCACGAAGTGGCTCTTCTCACCGTGCGGGTTGGGCTCGCCGCCGCCCACGCGCGGACTCAGCGAGAACTGCTGCGCGATCCGCTCCGAGGTGGGCTGCACCGCGACGCCGTCCTGCAGCGCGCTGGTGAAATAGAAGCCGCGGAACACCGGCTTGAACTGGTAAGGATTTTCCTCGAACAGCGTGGCGATGAAGGTACGCAGCGCCGGCTTGATGCCGGAGAACTCCAACGGCATCGTCAGCAGCCCCGGCGCCATCTCGCGGCCGCGCCGCAGCGCCATCTGGGCGACGCTCATTTCCTTCAGGCCTTCGCTGAGTTCGTCGAAGTGCTTGTCGAACGCGGCCAGCGCCTCGGCTTCGCCCTTGGGATCGTGGGGCAGGGTGGCGCCCCACACGCCTTCGCGCTCGCTGGGGTCCAGGCCCTGGAAGAACTCGGCGAAACCGGAAATCAAATCCGCCTTGGTGAACACCACGTACACCGGCGCGAACACCTCCAGGCGCTCGGTCAGTTCCTGCACGCGCTGGCGCAGGTTCTTGGCCAGCTCGATCGCGAACTCGGGCTTGCTGCCCGACAGCTCGGCGATCGAGGCGGCGATGATGATGCCGTTGATCGGCGCACGCGGCCGGTTCTTCTTGAGCAGGCCGAGGAAGGAGAACCATTCCTGCCGGTCCTCGGCGTTGACCGTATAGCGCCCGGCCGTGTCCAGCACGATGCCTTCGGTGGTGAAGTACCAGTCGCAGTTGCGCGTGCCGCCCAGGCCGTGGATGACGTTGCTGCGGTTGTCCTCGAACGGAAAGCGCAAACCGGAGTTGAGGATGGCGGTGCTCTTGCCGGCGGCGGGGTTGCCGATGATCACGTACCACGGCAGCTCGTACAGCGCCGCTTCGCCTTTCATCACGCCCAGCTTGGAGGACTTGATGGCCTTCACCGCCTCGCTCATGCGCTCGCGCAGCACTTCGGTCTCGGCCCGCGCGGCCGGCTTGGCGGTAGTCACCGCGCGATCGGCCTGGGCGGCGATGATGCGGTCGAGTTTCTGTTCGGCCTGATGGGCGCGATAGCTCTTGAACGCCCACCACAGCAGCCACAGGAACAGCAGCGCCACGGCGCCGATCGCGAGCCAGCCACCCCAGGACGCGAGCTTGTCGAAGCCCAGCGCGGCCGCCGCCACGCCCAGCACCGCGACCAGGGCGATGCGGACGCGGTAATCCATCAACCAATAGCGAAGCTTGCTCATCATCGGGTTTGTCGTACTTCTGGCTCGTGTTGGATCGAGTGGGTTAGGTCTTCGGGCCGTCGCGCTTGCCGGCAAGGCAGGCAACGGCGCCGGCGATCGCTCAGTGCTTCACCGCGCAGGCGGCGTTCTTTCCGCCATAGTCGCGACAGGCTTTGATGCGGCAGTCGATGCCCGCGGTGGTGTTGGCCTTGGGGCAGCGGCGCAGATCGCGTTGCAACTTGTCGGCGCTGGCCAGCGGCTCGCCGACGCCGATCGGCTCGATCCGCGCGGCCCCAGGAGGCGTATCGGACTTGCCGGAGGTGCCGGCCGCGTCGACCTGCTGAATCAACGCGTCCAGGACTTCGTGATCGGCGCCGGTTTGCGGCCGTACCAACTTGGACGCGGGCTGCGCCGCATCCGCCGGCGTGTCGACCCGCACCGGCGACGCGGGCGCGGCCGCACGTGCGACGGGCGCGGCGACGACGACCGCCGGCGACCGGGGCGCAACGATGGGCGTGGCATCGGCGGTGACGATGTTGCCCAACAGCGAACTGCCCAGGGCGGTTTCATCGGCTTGGGGTTTGACGGCAACGGGCGTGGCGACTTTGGCCGCAGCACGTTTTTGCGCGGCCGCCGTGGCGGCGGCCGCGGCCGCGGCAGGCTTGGGCGGCGCCGCTTTGGCGACCACCGGCGCGGCGCGCTTTTCCGACGCATGCGCGCCGGCGAACGGATTGGCGCGCTTTACCGTGCGCTGCGGATTCGCGCTTTCGCCGAAAGGATTGGGGCCTGGCGTCGCGGCGACGGACTTGCCGCCGAAGGGATTGTCGTCGTTGACGATGACCGCGGTGTCGGCGGCGACGGAGGCGGAATCGGAGTCGGGCGAGCGCGCGTCGTCGGTGGTGGCGGCAACGGGCGATTCGGCGGAGGCCGACGGCGCCACCGTGTCCGCGTCCGCGGCCGGCGCATCGTCGAACGCGCGCCAAGCGACGAACCCGCACAAGGCCAGCGACGCGACTGCGGCCATCGTCAGCACGGGGCGTCGGCGCAAACCGCGCGCGACCGCGCCACGCGATCGGTCCTGCTCAACGTCTGCTAGGATGCGGCCCGCGGCGGGCGCTCTGTCTGCTGCGCTCGAATCGCTGTTCGCCAGAAGGCTGGGACGATTCGGCTTGACGTTTTGCCGATCCAAGGCGGACTCCTTTCCTATATGGCCTTGCACGGACATGTATGTCCGCTTGCATTCTAACGGCAGCGGTCCGGTCGCAGTCAACGCGAAACGGCATTCACGCGCCTGTTCATTAAGCTGAGGAAAACTGTGATCGCAATCGCTATGGCGATGTTTCTGATCGTGACGGCGACAGCGGCGTGGCTGCTGCTGTTTCCTTCGGCGCGTGAAGATGCGAACCAGCGATTGCAGCACATCGGTCGCAAGATCCGCGCATACCTCGGCCGCGCAGGCGCGAAGGCAGCGACGCAGGCCGGCGATTCTTCACGCGCCACACGCGCCGCGGGCCAACTTA includes:
- the tssM gene encoding type VI secretion system membrane subunit TssM, encoding MMSKLRYWLMDYRVRIALVAVLGVAAAALGFDKLASWGGWLAIGAVALLFLWLLWWAFKSYRAHQAEQKLDRIIAAQADRAVTTAKPAARAETEVLRERMSEAVKAIKSSKLGVMKGEAALYELPWYVIIGNPAAGKSTAILNSGLRFPFEDNRSNVIHGLGGTRNCDWYFTTEGIVLDTAGRYTVNAEDRQEWFSFLGLLKKNRPRAPINGIIIAASIAELSGSKPEFAIELAKNLRQRVQELTERLEVFAPVYVVFTKADLISGFAEFFQGLDPSEREGVWGATLPHDPKGEAEALAAFDKHFDELSEGLKEMSVAQMALRRGREMAPGLLTMPLEFSGIKPALRTFIATLFEENPYQFKPVFRGFYFTSALQDGVAVQPTSERIAQQFSLSPRVGGGEPNPHGEKSHFVLGLFRKVIFADRQLVRRYASPGSVKLRYAAFFASVALLAIALTGWTVSYTANKQLVSNVVADLDKAVALQKGKTDLKSRIDALLVLQDRLTQLKAYREDHPLQLGLGLYQGERIEAKLREEYFDGMRQLMLQPVAARLEGFLADVHAHRGDLKPIPVGGVGEDKATAVIASESLYQEPSASNLDDAYNALKTYLMISDSSRSHIEAAHLNDQLTRYWRGWLEANRGNVPRENMSQVASKLMSFYVAESAEANWPLVESKFNLVEQARAALAPVMKGAPAVERVFAQIKQRAQVRFPPITVDSLLGEDARNSGIAGSYAIPGAFSRTAWEQYVEDAVEEASRSQLSSTDWVLEQTVTSDLSLAGSPEHIAKELAAMYKAQYALEWRKFMRGVSVPEFGTFDQAATRTGSLADPSHSPLRKLLEAVNRETVWDNPGAEAAAKGLAKKGLIEWFNRVVMRRNTTGIPMQINAATGKQEPVPTGPIGAEFRGLARLMTPRDNNPPLIDEYFVALGKLHTRLNAIKTEGDPGPGARKLMQDTLENQNSELAEIASLVDEQIVAGLSETQREALRPLLMRPLISAFAALVRPAEGEINRAWTEQVYTPFQSTLASKYPFNTGASVEAAQADINTVFGASGAIANFSKDALGPLVVRRGNVVSPRQWAQMGIALRPEFTSNLANWVAGESSAAAAGPTAIFEVMPLPANGREYTVVVDGDSLRYRNTPPVWKTFQTPGPGAPGVSVSAVTMDGRSVEVFNSPGQNGMKRLFDAAQPVSLGKDHYRLTLGNSEASVAFELRVISTTRAAAPTTVGFKGLQLPPTVAGAGVPAAPSAPVAAPAGTVAAGAGTAPAAARETR